A stretch of the Acanthopagrus latus isolate v.2019 chromosome 9, fAcaLat1.1, whole genome shotgun sequence genome encodes the following:
- the LOC119026430 gene encoding atypical chemokine receptor 3-like, with the protein MSLSPSDLDDLLQWFGDPNISKAFSNISSVEAVVCDMAFNRSALLYSMCILYTFIFIVGLAANALVLWVNIRAQRDSTPRHETHMYIAHLAVADLCMCVTLPVWVSSLAQHGHWPFGEVACKLTHWLFSVNLFGSIFFLACMSVDRYLSVTRQRDSEGGARRKLIRRGACVGVWLLALVASLPDTYFLRAVKSTHGDVMLCRPVYPGENHSDWVGGMQLSFILLGFVLPFPVIAVFYALLARAFKRSSSSSSSSAVEQERHVSRRVILAYIVVFLGCWGPYHAVLFADSLIQLGVVPQTCGLENFIYVALQLTQCLSLLHCCFNPILYNFLNRNYRYDLMKAFIFKYSTRTGLARLIEASNMSEAEYSAVAVDNPPQI; encoded by the coding sequence ATGAGTCTGAGCCCCAGCGATCTGGATGACCTGCTGCAGTGGTTTGGAGACCCCAACATCTCCAAAGCCTTCAGCAACATATCGAGTGTGGAAGCGGTGGTGTGTGACATGGCGTTCAACCGCAGCGCCCTGCTCTACTCCATGTGCATCCTCTACACCTTCATCTTCATTGTTGGGTTGGCTGCCAACGCTCTGGTCCTCTGGGTGAACATCCGCGCTCAGAGAGACTCCACCCCTCGCCACGAGACGCACATGTACATCGCCCACCTGGCGGTCGCAGACCTGTGCATGTGCGTCACCCTGCCCGTGTGGGTGAGCTCGCTGGCCCAGCACGGCCACTGGCCCTTCGGCGAGGTGGCGTGCAAGCTCACGCACTGGCTCTTCTCCGTCAACCTCTTTGGCAGCATCTTCTTCCTGGCCTGCATGAGCGTGGACCGCTACCTCAGCGTGACAAGGCAAAGGGACAGCGAGGGAGGCGCGCGCAGGAAGTTGATCCGTCGCGGAGCGTGCGTAGGGGTGTGGCTTCTTGCTCTGGTCGCCTCCCTTCCTGATACCTACTTCCTGCGTGCTGTGAAGTCGACACACGGGGACGTAATGCTGTGCAGGCCGGTGTACCCGGGGGAGAACCACAGTGACTGGGTGGGGGGAATGCAGCTGAGCTTCATCCTGCTGGGCTTTGTTCTCCCCTTCCCCGTCATTGCAGTGTTCTACGCTCTGCTCGCCAGGGCTTTCAagcgctcctcttcctcttcatcatcatctgcagTGGAGCAGGAGCGCCACGTGAGCCGCAGGGTGATCCTGGCCTACATCGTGGTGTTTCTAGGCTGCTGGGGGCCCTATCACGCCGTCCTCTTCGCTGATTCCCTGATTCAGCTGGGTGTGGTGCCGCAGACCTGCGGCCTTGAGAATTTCATCTACGTGGCCTTACAACTCACCCAGTGTCTGTCCCTGCTTCACTGCTGTTTCAACCCCATCCTCTACAACTTCCTCAACAGAAACTACCGCTACGACCTCATGAAGGCGTTCATCTTTAAATACTCCACGAGGACGGGCTTGGCGCGCCTCATCGAGGCTTCCAACATGTCCGAGGCCGAGTACTCTGCTGTAGCTGTAGACAACCCACCACAGATCTGA